A window from Apostichopus japonicus isolate 1M-3 chromosome 2, ASM3797524v1, whole genome shotgun sequence encodes these proteins:
- the LOC139974464 gene encoding uncharacterized protein, with amino-acid sequence MVPAAMAKQPEHDFAPSWLKIPHSNQITHQSSGDHRLSGGKHQYHSDSRSRQVPLYPNHGYSRQFHRGGSATHVNDERRMYPNRQHSADDLMSMTDGLSLNHNSSGMFSPPPPHGFSTETFFPNPNQYRGRFGPGTREGMPRGREEGYNGRSQSRGVRHHSGGRQRYPSGNSHTGSKERSNHADHRKDGFYPRTSHSEDRSKSSDRAGLRLSKEAGAAGDRVKDAGGEKDSSALSSQDFPSLSGDKDEKKETAKPPQPAGAWDNRPGTPKYTTVGGKPYKFIQKTTHKDPKESGTPKASILSARSTSTSSTGAPPPSSSSSSTRGIISVKSINTGLKLTAKVVNTKVTPRNLVTKETTISKDKPGVVTNSNGNSSNPPAVLVDPPPAKPPLLTLSQPVDVPSSRLTPGSRVKKVPKNNFLLGLRNSNATENGGYENEDYNFNRASSLNHDMAENEKNLHDSSINSVEITTSLENGYLDADASWDDTSTSDNTSKLSSSLEAEQRLLREMGWHEHSDNEDGYAPITEDERREFKLRSQQLKRNGLTKPDLVNLLSSSLPVNALINHVNDEGRDSEDCSSSDSSDDEH; translated from the exons ATGGTACCGGCTGCAATGGCCAAACAACCGGAACATGATTTTGCACCATCCTGGCTGAAAATACCACACAGTAATCAG ATTACCCACCAATCTAGTGGCGATCATCGATTATCTGGCGGCAAGCATCAGTATCATTCAGATTCACGGTCCCGTCAAGTGCCCCTCTACCCTAACCATGGCTACTCAAGACAGTTTCATCGTGGAGGGAGTGCAACACATGTCAATGATG AAAGGAGAATGTACCCAAACAGACAGCATTCAGCTGATGATCTGATGTCTATGACAGATGGACTCTCCCTGAACCATAACTCATCTGGCATGTTCTCGCCCCCCCCACCTCATGGGTTCTCAACAGAGACCTTCTTCCCCAATCCCAACCAGTATCGTGGTAGGTTTGGTCCTGGCACCAGAGAGGGAATGCCCCGTGGGCGGGAGGAAGGCTACAACGGGAGGAGCCAGTCTCGCGGGGTCCGTCATCACAGTGGAGGGCGCCAGAGGTACCCATCAGG GAACTCCCACACAGGTTCTAAGGAGCGCTCCAATCATGCAGACCATCGGAAGGATGGCTTCTATCCTCGCACTTCCCATTCAGAGGACAGAAGCAAGAGCTCTGATCGAGCTGGGTTACGACTCAGTAAGGAAGCTGGGGCGGCTGGGGATAGGGTGAAGGATGCCGGAGGAGAGAAAGATTCAAGTGCCTTATCAAGTCAGGACTTT CCTTCGTTATCTGGAGATAAAGATGAGAAGAAGGAAACAGCGAAGCCTCCTCAACCAGCCGGTGCATGGG ACAACAGACCGGGAACCCCAAAGTATACCACAGTTGGCGGGAAGCCCTACAAGTTCATACAAAAGACCACACATAAAGATCCCAAGGAGAGTGGAACCCCAAAGGCATCGATTTTGTCAGCTCGTTCTACCTCTACTTCCAGTACTGGAGCCCCCCCgccctcctcatcctcctcttcCACCCGGGGTATCATCTCCGTAAAGAGCATCAACACTGGACTAAAGTTGACCGCAAAGGTAGTGAACACAAAG GTCACTCCACGGAATCTTGTTACCAAGGAGACCACAATTTCCAAGGACAAGCCAGGTGTTGTAACCAACAGCAATGGTAACAGTAGCAATCCCCCAGCGGTTCTTGTGGAT cCTCCACCAGCCAAACCTCCATTGTTAACACTGTCTCAGCCGGTGGATGTTCCGTCTTCTCGGCTCACCCCCGGGAGTAGGGTGAAGAAAGTTCCAAAGAACAACTTTCTTCTGGGATTGCGCAACTCAAACGCAACTGAAAACGGTGGTTATGAGAACGAAGATTACAACTTCAATCGTGCTTCCAGTCTCAACCACGACATGGCGGAGAACGAGAAAAACTTG CATGACAGCAGCATAAACTCTGTTGAAATCACCACATCATTGGAGAATGGCTACTTGGATGCCGATGCGAGCTGGGACGACACCAGCACATCAGACAATACTTCCAAGCTATCCAGTAGCCTGGAAGCAGaacaaag GTTACTGCGTGAGATGGGTTGGCACGAACACAGTGACAATGAGGATGGATATGCTCCAATCACAGAAGATGAACGACGAGAATTCAAACTAAGATCGCAGCAG CTGAAGAGGAACGGCTTAACCAAACCGGATTTGGTCAATTTACTCTCCAGCTCTCTCCCTGTTAATGCCTTGATTAATCACGTCAACGATGAGGGCCGCGACTCCGAGGACTGCTCGTCCTCGGATTCCTCAGACGATGAACACTAG
- the LOC139972678 gene encoding transmembrane protein 69-like, translating into MFLQVLIRRSHAVFQKLSPCASFGKPIHTGLFPSPKFKVTNAWILHNTQMKQCTTTCLSTRIVEQCYPTMQYQCFRRASNDGSQKKQSRIKAFHARLQEAPAPALYLGFAGLIPFVVPALFCLGSLSYSPLLAIMQVTYGATILSFLGGIHWGYSLDNKASPSNWRNLGYSVTPPLIAWVGLLMTPEFGTLMLMAGLTFAWRSDMKVKTAPSWFRALRICLSVGAIVSLGLTYTLGLIYPPPDTSTTYNWVKLMKIVKIILED; encoded by the coding sequence ATGTTTCTACAAGTTTTAATAAGAAGATCCCATGCTGTTTTTCAAAAGCTATCACCCTGTGCATCCTTTGGAAAACCAATACACACAGGACTGTTCCCTTCTCCAAAATTTAAGGTGACTAATGCATGGATTCTCCACAACACACAGATGAAACAATGTACAACTACATGTTTGTCCACAAGAATTGTAGAGCAGTGTTATCCTACCATGCAATATCAGTGTTTCCGCCGAGCTTCAAATGATGGATCACAGAAAAAACAATCTCGTATCAAAGCTTTCCATGCTCGCCTGCAGGAAGCCCCTGCACCTGCACTCTACTTAGGGTTTGCTGGTCTGATACCCTTTGTTGTTCCTGCCTTGTTCTGCCTCGGCTCCCTGTCTTACAGCCCACTCCTCGCAATTATGCAGGTGACGTATGGTGCCaccattttgtcatttcttggcGGTATCCACTGGGGATATTCTTTAGACAATAAAGCATCACCGTCCAATTGGAGGAACCTTGGATACAGTGTGACACCACCACTCATTGCATGGGTTGGGCTTCTGATGACACCAGAATTTGGTACACTAATGCTCATGGCAGGTCTTACATTTGCATGGCGTTCCGATATGAAAGTCAAGACAGCACCATCCTGGTTCCGTGCGTTGAGGATATGCCTATCTGTGGGAGCTATTGTCTCCTTGGGGCTGACATACACCCTTGGGTTGATCTACCCTCCACCTGATACAAGTACTACGTACAACTGGGTGAAACTTATGAAGATtgtcaaaattattttagagGACTAA